A region from the Chrysoperla carnea chromosome 4, inChrCarn1.1, whole genome shotgun sequence genome encodes:
- the LOC123298020 gene encoding armadillo repeat-containing protein 6 homolog has product MTRTITQETFDNAVHENVELFDMNIEDAIQETVQQFEKQGVSLDNIIKDLQLSDTSKKYDTLLEKISELKTLSQDPININDDECIIILDFVTEECKKDIAYRLVCGKEQLYPALLRLLNKCKITRTVITLKTLIAMMTGYPDLLDETGINFMMELLHQTDDEVRRYTLKWIAICCVKHERNRQNIFDKGVLNHLKSMIQNTKLNNDFLIKEMCAVCRALVLDDDVRVEFGHAHEHAKAIASDILCPLMKLLEAHKKNESIVGDLLITLSSLLVRTEYCKQVQDTGGIEFICEAMLTFVDKDNIIRKGLILLKTLAGNDDCKYTIISKGAAPIIAASMEKHKKNENLIGIGLACIAALTLRAPENSEEFYRIGIPDLIVECLKLHSDNVAVQKHGSWAIRNMVSRNKEQCKYFISIGAEQELNKALLKFANKCEYDIKSALRDLGCNVQLREEWTGKGGKLQTDEGQHRDFNDA; this is encoded by the exons atgaccCGTACAATCACACAAGAAACTTTTGATAATGCTGTTCATGAAAATGTCGAATTATTTGATATGAATATTGAAGATGCTATTCAAGAAACGGTTCAACAATTTGAGAAACAA GGTGTTAGTttggataatataataaaagatctTCAATTGTCAGAcacaagtaaaaaatatgatacaCTTCTTGAAAAAATATCAGAATTAAAAACGCTATCACAAGatccaataaatattaatgacgACGAATGTATAATCATATTAGATTTCGTTACTGAAGAATGTAAAAAAGATATTGCTTATCGTCTTGTTTGTGGAAAAGAGCAATTATATCCTGCATTATTGAGATtactaaataaatgtaaaattactaGAACAGTTATAACTCTTAAAACATTAATTGCAATGATGACTGGTTACCCGGACTTATTAGACGAGACcggaattaattttatgatggaATTGTTACATCAAACTGATGATGAAGTTCGAAGATATACTCTAAAATGGATAGCGATTTGTTGTGTTAAACATGAACGTAATCGACAGAATATATTTGATAAAGGCGTATTAAATCATTTGAAATCTATGATTCAAAATacgaaattaaataatgattttctaattaaagaaaTGTGTGCTGTTTGTCGTGCGTTGGTTTTAGATGATGATGTAAGAGTTGAATTTGGTCATGCACATGAACATGCTAAAGCTATTGCTTCAGATATTTTATGTCCGTTAATGAAATTACTTGAAg CTCATAAGAAAAATGAATCAATCGTTGGAGATTTGTTAATTACATTATCTTCGTTACTGGTTCGAACCGAATATTGTAAACAAGTTCAAGATACTGGTGGCATTGAATTTATATGCGAGGCCATGCTGACATTTGTGGATAAGGACAATATAATTCGAAAAGGTTTAATATTGTTGAAGACGTTAGCCGGAAATGATGATTGCAAATATACCATTATTTCTAAAGGAGCCGCACCAATTATTGCTGCTTCTATGGAAAAACATAAG aaaaatgagaATTTAATTGGTATAGGATTAGCTTGTATTGCAGCTCTTACTCTTCGAGCCCCAGAAAATAGTGAAGAATTTTACAGAATTGGAATTCCagatttaattgttgaatgtCTCAAATTACATTCGGACAATGTTGCAGTACAG AAACATGGAAGTTGGGCTATTAGAAATATGGTGAGTCGAAATAAAGAacaatgcaaatattttatatctattgGTGCTGAACAAGAATTAAATAAAGCTctattaaaatttgcaaataaatgtGAGTACGATATAAAATCTGCATTACGTGATTTGGGTTGCAATGTACAATTGCGTGAAGAATGGACTGGAAAAGGTGGTAAATTACAAACAGACGAAGGACAACATCGTGATTTCAACGAtgcataa